The following nucleotide sequence is from Mucilaginibacter sp. cycad4.
ATTGGTGCTGGGCGCAGCCCTCGCCTGTAAAGCATCACCATCCAAACCTGTTAAAGTAGCAGGTTCAAATGATTTACAGCCCGATGAACAGCAAAGCCTTGTTTGTAAGCAGGTAGCATCATTAATCTCCAACTATAACTATAAAAAAGTTCCGTTAAACGATTCAGTATCTGCTATCATTTATGACCGGTATATCAAATCGCTTGACGAAAACCACAGCTATTTTTTAGCATCTGATATCAAGGATTTTGAAAAATATAAAACCGTGCTTGATGATGATATTAAAGCCGGCAACCTGGCCGATGCTTTTTATATTTTCAACGTTTTTCAGAAAAGGTATATCGAGCATATAAAATATTCAATTGAGCAAATCAGCAAAAACTTTGATTTCAATAAAACTGAAACATTTGTTTATGATCGGGACAAACTGCCATGGATCGCTACACAAAGCGATATGGATGCCATGTGGACCAAGCGTGTTAAATACGATTTGCTGAACCTGAAACTGGCCAATGCAGATATGGCCAAAAACAAGGAAACCCTTAAAAAACGATATGAAAACCTGTTAACACAAAGCAACAAGCTATCAAACCAGGATGTTTTCCAGTATTTTATGGATGCCTTTACCGAGGCTATCGATCCGCATACCAATTACTTTAACCCGTCAAACGCTGCTAATTTCAATATCGAAATGTCGCGCCAGGTTGAAGGGATCGGTGCTTCATTACTGGTGGAAAACGAATACGTAACTATTAAAACGATTGTACCGGGCGGCCCGGCCGATAAAAGCCACCAGATAAGCGTTGACGACCGCATTGTTGCAGTAGCCCAGGGTAAAACCGGCGAATTCCAGAACGTGGTGGGATGGCGTGTTGATAATGCTATCGCCATCATCCGCGGTACTAAAGGCACCACGGTAAGGCTTGAAATATTGCCTGCCGGTGCAAACGCATCAAGCAAACCCAAAGTGGTTGAAATGGTACGTGAGAAGATCATCCTGAAAGATCAATCGGCCAAGAAGGAGATCCGTACTTATAACAGCAATGGTAAAACAGTTAAGATAGGCGTAATATCTATCCCTGCCTTCTACATTGATTTTAATGATTATAAAGCGGGTAACCCTAACTATAAAAGTACCACGCATGATGTTAAGGCGATCCTTGACTCATTAAAGAAAGAAAACGTAGACGGCCTGGTGATCGACCTGCGTGAAAATGGCGGTGGTTCATTGATGGAAGCTATTGAGCTTACAGGTTTGTTCATTAAAACCGGCCCGGTAGTACAGGTACGCGACACTAAAGACCAGGTTGAAATTGATAAAGACGAAGATGCGGATATTACCTACAGCGGCCCTATGGCTGTACTGGTTGACCGTTTCAGCGCCTCAGCTTCTGAAATTTTCTCAGGTGCTATCCAGGATTATGGCCGCGGGTTGATCCTGGGTACCCAAACCTATGGTAAAGGCTCGGTACAAAGCGCTATCGATCTTGACAGGGTGATAGGATCTTCGCTCCGCGATAAAATTGCAGGTGTAGTTGGCGGTGCTAAAAAAACAACCTCTACCGGCAGCCAAAGCACTTATGGCCAGCTTAACCTTACTATAGCTAAGTTCTATCGCATCAGCGGTAACTCAACCCAGCACAAGGGTGTAACACCAGATATCTCTTTTCCATCGGTTATTCCTTTGGATAAATATGGCGAAGATACTGAGCCTTCAGCGATGCCATTTGATGTCATTGCCAAAACAGATTATACCAAAACAGGCGATTTTACCGGTGTGCTGCCGCAATTGAAAAAATTGCACGATCAGCGTATGACCGGCAGCGATAGTTACAAATATTTGCTTGAAGATATTGCTGATTTTAAAAAGCACGATGCTGATGACAGCGTGTCCTTAAAAGAGTCGGATTTGAAGAAACAGCGTGACGATGATGAAACAAAAACATTTGAGCGTAATAACCTGCGCCGCGTAGCATTAGGCTTGCCAGCCCTTAAAAAAGGACAAACCAAACCTAAAAACGAAGACCTTGACTTTGTAAAACGCGAAGCCGGCCAAATCATGACCGATTATATCAGCCTTGATAACAAGTATACAAGTGTTGGCTCACAGCCGGTTAACTAAGCTAATTTAGATAATATGCAGCGCCCGGTATTGAAAGATGCCGGGCGCTTTTATTTACCTAATTACACTCTAACCCGTCATTGCGAGGTACGAAGCAATCCCAAACTTTACAGAGAGACTTTCAAAACGGCTCTACTAATCGGGGATTGCTTCGTACCTCGCAATGACGCTTTTATATTCACTCTGTAAAAATTGTCTGTCATTATAAAACCCTGTCGGCTAATACCCTTGCATTTTGTAAATTTGGCCTTTTATAAAAAATCGATACAACGTTGAAAAATAATATTCTTATTGTTGATGATGTGCACGCCATATTTATGGAGCAGGCCGAGGCCAAAGGTTATACCTGCGATTACCGCCCCCTGATTAAGGCTGACGAAGCTATGCAGATCATAGGCGACTATGCAGGCCTGGTGATCCGCTCAAAATTCAGGGTGGATCAAGCTGTGCTTGATGCTGCCACTAACTTACAATTCATAGCCCGCGCGGGCGCCGGTATGGATAATATTGATGAAGATTATGCTGCTCAAAAAGGCATAACCCTCATTAACGCACCCGAAGGCAACTCGGACGCCGTTGGTGAACATGCCATAGGTTTACTGCTGTCATTAATGAACAACCTGAACCGCGGCGATGCCGAAATTCGCGGGGGCAAATGGCAGCGCGAAGCTAACCGGGGTTACGAACTTAAAGGCAAAACCGTTGGTATTATTGGCTATGGCCACATGGGCAGCAGCTTTGCCCGTAAGCTTTCGGGCTTCCAGGTAAATGTGATTGCTTATGACAAATATAAAACCGGCTTCAGCGATAAATATGCGCGCGAGGTAAGCATGGAAGAAATTGTAAAGCACAGCGATGTGTTAAGCCTGCACATTCCGTTAACAACCGAAACCAATGGACTGGTTGATGATGAATACCTGTTCCATTTTAAAAAACCTATATTTTTCTTAAATACGTCGCGCGGCAAAACTGCTAAAGTAAGTGCCGTACTGAACGCCCTGCGCGAAGGCAAAATTTTAGGAGCAGGTTTAGATGTACTGGAAGTTGAAAAATTCCCTGCCCTTGCCGAACAACAATGGTTTGAGGAATTAAAACAAAGCGGCAAAGTACTGTTAAGCCCTCACGTTGCCGGCTGGACATTTGATTCATACCGGAAGATCAGCGAGGTAATGGCCGAGAAGCTGGTTGATTTGAAGGAGTAGGCAGGTTATCAGGCCACATATCTTTAATAATTTGACAGCGCATGAATGGCCGGTGAGCGGCACGAAAAAGAAATCGTCTACACCATGCATAGTTAATAAGGCATGGTGCAGAAGATTTCCGCTCACATACATTTCCGGGCTGGGTTTGTAGAAATGACAACCGGATATTTGATATATTCGTTACGCTGTTTCCTTGTACAATACCATGCCGGCGTGGTAAAACACGCCATCCCTGAAATCGCCTTCGGCGGTAAAGCCGGTATCATCAAGATATTCAACGTGGTTCCCTAATACGCTGTAATAACCTGTGTAGGCATTTTGTTTGTCGCCCCGGGCCTCAGTGTAGCGACCGTTAGGCAAAAATTCGTGACGGATAAACCCGTCGCGGGTAATCCACACACCTATATAATGGTGAGCATTTATTGTTGTATTGCTGTTGAAAGCGTTAGTTCTTTCCATGTTTCTAATTCGTTTTGAACGAATGCCAGCTTTTGTTCTGCCAGGCCATACGCATCCTCGCCCAAAAACAAATTAAGCGGCGGCTTGGCTTCTGTGGTTATGCTGATCATGGCTGCGGCTGCCTTTTCAGGGTCGCCGGCCTGTTGCTGGTCCATGTCGTTCTGGTGAAAATTAATTGCATCGCGTACATTCTGATAGTCGGCTATCTGGTTTTGAGGCACTGCCAATGAACCGGTTGAAAGGAAGTTAGTCCTGAAATAACCTGGCTGTACAATAGTAACCTTAATGCCAAAGGGCGCCACTTCGGCCGATAATGTTTCGGAGAAACCATTAACGGCAAATTTGGTAGCACAATAAATACCTGCACCCGCGAACGCCCCTGTGAATCCGCCTATCGATGATACATTTAAAATATGACCTGATTTTTGAGCACGCAAATAAGGCAGCACTTTGCGGATCACATTCAATGATCCAAATACGTTAACCTCAAAGTTATCACGGGCCTCGCGGTCGGTCAATTCTTCAATACCGCCCAATAAGCCGTAACCGGCGTTGTTGACAATAACGTCAATTTTTCCGAAGGTTTTTACAGTATGCTCAACCGCTTCCTGTACACTATCTTCGCTGGTTAAGTTAACGGCGAGTGGCAAAAACTGCTCGTTTTGCGTGTCAACTGCTTTGGTCAGATCGCTTAAATTGCGCGATGTAGCGGCTACTTTATAGCCTTCATTCAATAGCTTTTTTATTAAGGCAAGTCCCAGTCCTTTTGAGGCACCAGTTACAAACCATACTTTGTTGTTTTCCATATGTTGTATTTTGATAGATTTTGATTTTACTTGTTACGATTTTAGTGATTGTTTATGATTTTCACCTATTTTGACAGGATGACTGATATTAGCGTGTTTGCCCAAGCGGCCGTACCACCACCTCGTTAACAGAGATATTACCCGGCTGGCTTATAGCGTAAATCACCGCGTTGGCTATAGCCTCCTCATCAAGTTTTGGCATGTTGGCAAGGTTGCCGTACAAGCGCCTAATCTTCGGACTGGTAATGTCATACCCTAACTCGGATTTTGTAGCACCGGGGTAAATGGTTGTTACCTTAATGGTTTGGGCCACTTCCTCGCGCAGGGTTTCCATAATAGCCTTAACCGCGAATTTGGTGCCGCTGTAAACCCCGATGCCCGGCGAGGTTTTTAAACCGCCAACCGATGATGTGGAGAGGATATGCCCCTGGCCGCGTTCAAGCATGTGGGGCAGTACAGCATTAATCCCGTACAATACACCCTTAATATTAATGTCGATCATTTTGTCCCACTCATCAACATGACCTTCTTCAAAAAAAGATATGGGCATGATGCCGGCATTGTTCCACATTACATCAACGCGGCCAAATTTGGCTATGGCTTGTTGGATGACGTTATCCAGGTCGGTTCGCCTGGCAACATCAGTTAATACATAAATGGCATTTTCGCCAATTTCCTGTACCAGGTCTTTCAACTGACTTTCGCGGCGGGCAGCCAAAACCACTTTGGCTCCAAGTTGTGCCAGCTTGCGGGCAGCAGATGCACCGATGCCACTGCTGGCACCGGTTATTACAATCACTTTATCCTTGATACTTTCCATTTATTGTTTATATAGGTAGATATAGGGTAAACGGAATTAAATTTAGAAATCAGTTGAGCAGGTTACATCCTCCCACTGCCTTATTTCACTGTGTAAAGTATCAAGCTTTGCCAAAGCGCGATTGTATGCATCGCCGCCTAATAACAGGTATAATGGTGGGTTTTCTTCATAAACTGTGTTGATAATAGCAGTCGCCGCTTTTTCCGGGTCACCGGCTTGCTTGCCGTCCATTTTGAGATATTTGTTATGAGTGGCACGTACTTCTGTATAATCATCAATTTGATTGTCAGTAATTGAAAGTGACCCTGCAGTAAGAAAACTCGTGCGAAAAGCGCCCGGAGCAACTACGGTTACCTTAATGCCAAATTCTTTAACATCCGCAGCAAGTACTTCCGAAATACCGATCACCGCGTATTTAGCTCCGGCATAAATTGCCCAGCCTGTGTTGGCTGTAATACCGGCAATAGATGAAATGTTGATGATATGGCCTGAGCGCTGCCTACGCAGGTAAGGCATTACCGCACGGACCACGTTCAGCGTTCCAAATACGTTTACATCAAATGCCATGCGTGTTTCGGCATCACTAAGTTCTTCAATAGCGCCACCTATGCCATAACCGGCATTGTTGATAACTACATCGATACGGCCAAAAGCTTCATAAGTGTGTTGTAATGCGAGCGATACGCTGCTATCGTTTACCAGATCGACCTGTAGGGGTAAAAAACTATTGCTTGTTGTATTAACCGCAGCGGTTAATTCCTGTAAATTTCTGGAAGTAGCGGCAACAAGCTGTCCTGCACCCAGTAGTTGTTTTACTAAGCTGAGGCCAAAACCTTTCGAAGCCCCGGTAATAAACCATACTTTGTTGTTGTCCATAAAAATTGTTTGCTTTGTTTATTTGAGATAAAACAAAGTTACAGCAGCAACAAAGGGGGCGCATTACATTAATCAAACCAAAGGTTACAAAATTCAAACATTTCGAAATGAACTTGGCGTTTGTTGGGTTTGTTTCTTGAAAAAGTTATTAAAATGTGTAGGCTCCTCAAAGCCCAGGCAGTAGCCAATTTCAGAAATATTCCAGTCGGTATGCCTTAATAATGATTTGGCTTCGCTCAGCAGCCTGTCGGCAATATGATCGGTAGTGGTCTTGCCTGTGGTGTCGCGAATGGCCCTGTTGAGGTGGTTTACATGCACCGAAAGCCGTTGTGCAAAATCATTTGCCGATCGCAATGCAAACCGTTGCGAAGGGGTTTCAATAGGAAACTGCCGTTCCAGCAACTCGGTAAATACCGATGTTATGCGCGATTTGGCATCTACATGTTTATAAACATTTTCGGATGGTTCCGTTTTAAGCGCATAATAAATTACCTCCGTAACATAATTGCGGAGCAGATCATATTTAAAGGCATACTCGGTATTGATCTCAGACAGCATTTTCTGAAAAAGAGCGGTTACATAGGCATCCTGTTCATCATTTAAGGCGTAAACCGGCTTGGCATTAAGGCCAAACATCGGGAACTCGCTTAACCCTGTCCTGAATTTCTCCAGAAAAAACTCCTCGGTAAATATGCAGAAGAAACCTGTTCGATCATCAGACATGTGCTCAAATGTATAAGGTACCATGGCGCTGAAGAACATCAGCGTTGAGCCCGAAAGCTTGATACTTTTATCGGCATAGTGAATGATGTTATCGCCGCGCATCAGGCTGATCTTATAAAAGGTACGGCGGCTGTAGGTTACCTGCTTGGCGTTAGGGCCAATACAATCCTCTATCCTGAATACATTAAAGTGACCGATGCTTTGCTGAAGGTTACCGGGCAGCCAGTTAACCTTTCTTTGATAAAAATCTTGAAGTGTTTCTGCTTTCGACATGTAACAAAGTTACAAAAATCAAACCGAGGCGTCAAAACAAGGATAATTTATTGTTCTTTTGCAAATAAAAAAGCCTGTAAATCGATAATTTACAGGCTTTTAGGCAATTTTGACATCTTTTAGCGGAATGGACGGAACCGGTTTTGGCTAGCCTACTCACAACTATATACCTCATTGAGAAGTGATTATAAAATCAACTACCGCCCTTGTTACCCGAAAAGTTACCCTATAACTTTGGTTCTATTTTGACGATTCTTGGAAAGAACATGTTTCTTAATTCAAAATTAACGATTTTTTTTAACACTATGCAGTTTTTAGCCCCGCAATAATCATCTCAATTTCTCTCACTAAAAATAGTAACCCGGAATAAATTAAAAAAACGCACCCTCTTGCCAATTTGATTTATTCTACGTAAAGATATGAGCGGCATATTCACCAATTACCGGTAGCTTTTTTTGATCCATTGAGGTCGCTTATTTCTCATTTATAGCGTTGGTAGTTAACACTTCCGGTAGGTAATGACTACCCTACTCACCTAATATGCGATATAGTTCAAGATTTAAATAATAGTTATTCCCCTCCATGCTCCTCTTTTCAAGAATACGCATTTTGGCTAATTCATCTAGATATTTCCTCGCCGTATTTTCCGCATAAATCCCCGACGTTGTCAAGTGTTTCACCTTGGTATAAGGTTGGGTAAATAGTGCGTTTACCAATGATTCGGGCCGTGCTATATTTGAGTCGGCGACCACTGCCTGTAAAATCGAATCCTTTGCATTAATAATATCATTGATTTTGTCGTAGGTAAGGTTCGCTGTCGCTTCAATGGCTTTCAATATATAAATTAGCCAAGTTTTCCAATCCCCTCTTTGAGTTACTCCGGCCAGCCCGCTGTAGTAATCATCTTTATGATCCATGATATATTTACTTAAGAATAGGATAGGATAGTCCAATAAGCCCTTTTGTGTGAGGTAATGAATATTAAATATCCGGCCAGCCCGGCCATTCCCATCTGTGAAAGGGTGGATTGCCTCGAATTGCAAGTGTCCGATACCCATTTTCAGAAGCGGGTCTACCGGAAATTGTTTATCATCGTTTACAAATTCTATCAGGTTAGCTAGCTTCGCTTCGACAATACCCGGCCCCCTCGGAGGAGTATAAAATGCTTTACCGGCATTGGAGCCTGATCCTCCTTGTTTAATATATATTCCGGATGAGGGCAGGCGTATGCCATCGTTTAATTCTTTGATTTCTCTATATATGGATATAAAATATGCTTCGTCGAATGTATCGTTCCTTTTCAGATAATCGTATCCTTTCCAAAGTGCTTCCCGGTACTTCAGGACTTCTTTTGATGCCCCATGCAGCTGCTCTATACGCTGTTCGCTAAAAGCTTTATACAATTCATCATCAGTTGTAAAAATATTTTCAATAGCACTTGACGCTTTGGCCTCCTGCAAACTAATGGAATTAATGAGTAATCCCTGATTAGGAATTGCAATGCTTCGCCCTTGTAACCTCCCCAACGCGGCCTTTGCATTGCCTAATTGCGCATATACTTCTACGGTTTCGTAAAGGGTTTTATCTATAGGTAATTCGGGTAAACCGTTCCAAGGGATATTACGATCAGGATTAACTTGGTAGGGCATGCTATTGTTTTTATACATTAAAAATCAATAATTTTAATGTTAGAGTGGTTTTATGACATCAAATATACATATAATCAATAGGGCTAACATTAAAGTATTTAAATTTTAATGTTAGTCTACATTATGCCCTTTAAACAGGTACGCCTATCTATGCCTAACATCATTTTTTTTCTATTTTAATGTTAGGCGGGATAAACCGCACTTGATCGACCTACTTGCCAATCTTAAAAATGACCACCTTCAGTACTTGTATTTAAATCCCTACGGTGAGAAAATAATTGGTAAAAAGGGGGTTAGTGCTATTGATTCGTCCATATAGACAGGCAAACCGTAGTGCTGAAAAAGAGTGTGCTAAATAGTTTAGAGGCAATTGTTTTAAAAGCGATCAATTGCTTGTAATCAAATCGTCGGAATAAGCTAAACGTCCGAGTTCCCCTGATATGCTGTCGTTAAACCAAACAAACATGCTATCATATAACGCCATTATATTATTCCAATGTTTAAAGGATGTAAAAACGAATTTACTTATTCATTTCCAGTTACACGACGAAAAACGGCATCCCGGCGTTTCTTCCTGCGTAACAATATGCTAATGCCCCAATCAGCGCCTGCAGATGTAAAAAATATAAGACTGATCAACAACGAATTGCCGAGTCCCTTAACAAAAAGACGCTCCCCTATCAATAATAAACTTATTACCGAAAGAAATAAAGTGGTCTGACCGTGGCTTAAGCCAAATTTTAATAACCAGCGATGAATATGGTTCCGGTCTGCTTTAAAAGGAGATTTTCCTTTCGACAGCCTTAATAAAAAACCCTTAACGTATCAAACACAGGTCCAGCCAGGATCGCGATAACCATAGAGGCAATCCATTACTTGGCACCGTGCTTAACGAAATAAATTTCAGTGCCATTACCGCGGAAATCAAACCGATCATCAGGGCTCCGGTATCTCCCATGAAAATCTTGGCAGGTGCCAGGTTAAAACACAAAAAGCCAAGTATTGCACCCGACATAGTCAGACCAATTGCAGCAAGTTCGTATTGCCGGAGGTATATAAACAAAAATGCGAAAGTACAATTCACAATAATACCTGTTGTGGCAACTAAGCCGTCTATACCATCAATCAGATTAAAGGAATTGACAATCAACATAATCAGCAAAATTGATAATAAGGCACTTGGGATATAAGGCAAATTATAAATACCGAAGATACCGTACATACTGGTAACGCGGATATCGGCAGGCAAAACGACGCCCCCTGCGGCAAAAGCCTGAATCATAAATTTTGTGCTCGAATTTACTCCGTAAAGATCATCTTTTAATCCCATGGCAAACAAAATAATACATGCTGCCAACATATAATTAACCAGCAGTGATTTATCAATTATTCCAACTATAAGCAATGTGATATTGAAGCTGACAAAAATCGCCACGCCGCCAAGACGTGGTATCCCATGATCATGCTCCTTCCGGAAATGCCCGACATCGTCGCACAAATGCCAGGCCCGCGCTACGTGCAAAACAGATGGAATACACATCCGGGTGACCAAGGTTGATAAACCACAACGAGTAAATTGTAAAAAAAATGATACGGTCGTAAAAATTCAAGCATAAACCGTATTTGATTAGCGTAAAAACTATTGCATCTTAATTATCAACGTAAAATCGACGTCAGGTTTTCAAAAAAAATGTAAATACTGCCCCAATTTCCTGGCCGGCTTCAATAACAGCGCGACCAATGGAAATCTGATACCATTTTTACGCATTGCCCGCAAGTCCGAACTCCAGGCTTTCACCCTGCCTTTGAAACTACCGTTGCTTACCCCTCCCAAATGCATTTTCACCATCACCCTATTCAAATAAAAAATACTCGCGCGAAACCTATGCACAAATCTTACCATCAATTCGTAGTCAGCCGCAGAACCGTATTCCAGGCTGTAAAAACCATATTTTTCAAACAGATCGCGCTTACAATAAAAGGTAGGATGGGGGGGCATAAAACCCCGGTTAAAGGAACTTCTTCCACACTTGTGGCTTTTCCATCTACGGATGATTTTGCCTGATGAATTGATATAGTCAAGATTCCCGTAAATAACATCAACCGCATTCTCCGAAAAGCCGGTGGCTATCGCAGATATAACTTCCTGATCAGCAAAAAAATCATCAGCGTTGAGAGTACCCACTATTGTGCCTGTTGCTAAACGGATCCCCTTATTCATCGCATCATAAATACCATGATCTGGCTCGGATACCAAAATATTGATATGCGATTTATATTGGCTAATAATTTGCAAGGATCCATCGGTTGAGCCTCCGTCAATTATAATATACTCAATGTTATTGTAATCCTGACCGATGACTGATTCGATACATTTTTTTATAGTATCCTGTGCATTATAGATAATAGTGATAACCGAGATCTTCAACCTTGCAACTTTGGGAAAAATACAACGTATTAATACCCCGAAATTATGTAATTTTGACTTTGAAGCCTAATTATATTAAATATAACGTGGAACTTTATAGCTGAACATGCGCAATTATATACTTCCCTGCCTGATTATCGGGGTGCTTTTTTTATTCACCTCTTGCTCAAGCAAACAATATCAATATCTTTTTGAACAAAAGTATAATGTTACTGATACCGCATCAAAAGGAAGCGATGCTGCTACAGGCCCATACCGCATTAAAGCACAGGATATATTGCAGATCAGGAACCTGCAAAACATAAAGTATATAGTAGATGAAGCGCCCTCCTCTAATGCGGGCGGAGGGGGAGGCACTACCGGGCAAACGTTTCAGGTTGAAGACGACGGTACTGTTGCACTGCCTGTTATCGGCCACGTAAAAGTAGCAGGCCTTACCCGGCCCGAAGCTGCAAAACAAATTGAGGAACTTTACCGTAAAAACCTGCTGAAAGACCCCATAATTGAACTAAAGATAGTTAATCTTAAGGTAACCATACTTGGCGAGATAAAAGGGCAGGGAAACTATCCGTTAACAAAAGACAGGACCACTTTGGTTGAAATGATTGGAGAAGCAGGAGGCCTGACAGATAAGGCTAATGAAGCAAATGTAAAAATAATAAGAGGTGATCAAAGAAACCCGCAGATTACTGAAATTAACCTCCGGGATATCCAATCAATAAATGATCCCCGTGCCATACTTCAAAGCGGTGATGTTATTTATATAGCACAAAACAAGCGCGCCGTACGCAATGATAAATTGCAAAACCTGTCGGTAATAACGCAGCCGGTTTTACTGCTGCTTAATACCGCACTGATTATTTTTACGCTTTCTCATCGGTAAATGGAAGAGTTAGAAAAAGTACAAAGAAAGCTGCCCAACCAGGAAATTGATTATTTTAAGATCGGTAAAATACTATTCAGCCGCTGGTACTGGATATTAGCATCCGTCGTTATTACATCTGCTATTTCCTATACCTACCTGTGGTATACCCCTAAAAC
It contains:
- a CDS encoding carboxy terminal-processing peptidase, producing the protein MFKKVYLLLVLGAALACKASPSKPVKVAGSNDLQPDEQQSLVCKQVASLISNYNYKKVPLNDSVSAIIYDRYIKSLDENHSYFLASDIKDFEKYKTVLDDDIKAGNLADAFYIFNVFQKRYIEHIKYSIEQISKNFDFNKTETFVYDRDKLPWIATQSDMDAMWTKRVKYDLLNLKLANADMAKNKETLKKRYENLLTQSNKLSNQDVFQYFMDAFTEAIDPHTNYFNPSNAANFNIEMSRQVEGIGASLLVENEYVTIKTIVPGGPADKSHQISVDDRIVAVAQGKTGEFQNVVGWRVDNAIAIIRGTKGTTVRLEILPAGANASSKPKVVEMVREKIILKDQSAKKEIRTYNSNGKTVKIGVISIPAFYIDFNDYKAGNPNYKSTTHDVKAILDSLKKENVDGLVIDLRENGGGSLMEAIELTGLFIKTGPVVQVRDTKDQVEIDKDEDADITYSGPMAVLVDRFSASASEIFSGAIQDYGRGLILGTQTYGKGSVQSAIDLDRVIGSSLRDKIAGVVGGAKKTTSTGSQSTYGQLNLTIAKFYRISGNSTQHKGVTPDISFPSVIPLDKYGEDTEPSAMPFDVIAKTDYTKTGDFTGVLPQLKKLHDQRMTGSDSYKYLLEDIADFKKHDADDSVSLKESDLKKQRDDDETKTFERNNLRRVALGLPALKKGQTKPKNEDLDFVKREAGQIMTDYISLDNKYTSVGSQPVN
- a CDS encoding oxidoreductase produces the protein MENNKVWFVTGASKGLGLALIKKLLNEGYKVAATSRNLSDLTKAVDTQNEQFLPLAVNLTSEDSVQEAVEHTVKTFGKIDVIVNNAGYGLLGGIEELTDREARDNFEVNVFGSLNVIRKVLPYLRAQKSGHILNVSSIGGFTGAFAGAGIYCATKFAVNGFSETLSAEVAPFGIKVTIVQPGYFRTNFLSTGSLAVPQNQIADYQNVRDAINFHQNDMDQQQAGDPEKAAAAMISITTEAKPPLNLFLGEDAYGLAEQKLAFVQNELETWKELTLSTAIQQ
- a CDS encoding Fic/DOC family N-terminal domain-containing protein, which produces MPYQVNPDRNIPWNGLPELPIDKTLYETVEVYAQLGNAKAALGRLQGRSIAIPNQGLLINSISLQEAKASSAIENIFTTDDELYKAFSEQRIEQLHGASKEVLKYREALWKGYDYLKRNDTFDEAYFISIYREIKELNDGIRLPSSGIYIKQGGSGSNAGKAFYTPPRGPGIVEAKLANLIEFVNDDKQFPVDPLLKMGIGHLQFEAIHPFTDGNGRAGRIFNIHYLTQKGLLDYPILFLSKYIMDHKDDYYSGLAGVTQRGDWKTWLIYILKAIEATANLTYDKINDIINAKDSILQAVVADSNIARPESLVNALFTQPYTKVKHLTTSGIYAENTARKYLDELAKMRILEKRSMEGNNYYLNLELYRILGE
- a CDS encoding MraY family glycosyltransferase; amino-acid sequence: MCIPSVLHVARAWHLCDDVGHFRKEHDHGIPRLGGVAIFVSFNITLLIVGIIDKSLLVNYMLAACIILFAMGLKDDLYGVNSSTKFMIQAFAAGGVVLPADIRVTSMYGIFGIYNLPYIPSALLSILLIMLIVNSFNLIDGIDGLVATTGIIVNCTFAFLFIYLRQYELAAIGLTMSGAILGFLCFNLAPAKIFMGDTGALMIGLISAVMALKFISLSTVPSNGLPLWLSRSWLDLCLIR
- a CDS encoding Atu4866 domain-containing protein, translated to MERTNAFNSNTTINAHHYIGVWITRDGFIRHEFLPNGRYTEARGDKQNAYTGYYSVLGNHVEYLDDTGFTAEGDFRDGVFYHAGMVLYKETA
- a CDS encoding glycosyltransferase family 2 protein — encoded protein: MKISVITIIYNAQDTIKKCIESVIGQDYNNIEYIIIDGGSTDGSLQIISQYKSHINILVSEPDHGIYDAMNKGIRLATGTIVGTLNADDFFADQEVISAIATGFSENAVDVIYGNLDYINSSGKIIRRWKSHKCGRSSFNRGFMPPHPTFYCKRDLFEKYGFYSLEYGSAADYELMVRFVHRFRASIFYLNRVMVKMHLGGVSNGSFKGRVKAWSSDLRAMRKNGIRFPLVALLLKPARKLGQYLHFF
- a CDS encoding NAD(P)-dependent oxidoreductase gives rise to the protein MKNNILIVDDVHAIFMEQAEAKGYTCDYRPLIKADEAMQIIGDYAGLVIRSKFRVDQAVLDAATNLQFIARAGAGMDNIDEDYAAQKGITLINAPEGNSDAVGEHAIGLLLSLMNNLNRGDAEIRGGKWQREANRGYELKGKTVGIIGYGHMGSSFARKLSGFQVNVIAYDKYKTGFSDKYAREVSMEEIVKHSDVLSLHIPLTTETNGLVDDEYLFHFKKPIFFLNTSRGKTAKVSAVLNALREGKILGAGLDVLEVEKFPALAEQQWFEELKQSGKVLLSPHVAGWTFDSYRKISEVMAEKLVDLKE
- a CDS encoding oxidoreductase, producing MDNNKVWFITGASKGFGLSLVKQLLGAGQLVAATSRNLQELTAAVNTTSNSFLPLQVDLVNDSSVSLALQHTYEAFGRIDVVINNAGYGIGGAIEELSDAETRMAFDVNVFGTLNVVRAVMPYLRRQRSGHIINISSIAGITANTGWAIYAGAKYAVIGISEVLAADVKEFGIKVTVVAPGAFRTSFLTAGSLSITDNQIDDYTEVRATHNKYLKMDGKQAGDPEKAATAIINTVYEENPPLYLLLGGDAYNRALAKLDTLHSEIRQWEDVTCSTDF
- a CDS encoding helix-turn-helix transcriptional regulator — protein: MSKAETLQDFYQRKVNWLPGNLQQSIGHFNVFRIEDCIGPNAKQVTYSRRTFYKISLMRGDNIIHYADKSIKLSGSTLMFFSAMVPYTFEHMSDDRTGFFCIFTEEFFLEKFRTGLSEFPMFGLNAKPVYALNDEQDAYVTALFQKMLSEINTEYAFKYDLLRNYVTEVIYYALKTEPSENVYKHVDAKSRITSVFTELLERQFPIETPSQRFALRSANDFAQRLSVHVNHLNRAIRDTTGKTTTDHIADRLLSEAKSLLRHTDWNISEIGYCLGFEEPTHFNNFFKKQTQQTPSSFRNV
- a CDS encoding SDR family oxidoreductase — protein: MESIKDKVIVITGASSGIGASAARKLAQLGAKVVLAARRESQLKDLVQEIGENAIYVLTDVARRTDLDNVIQQAIAKFGRVDVMWNNAGIMPISFFEEGHVDEWDKMIDINIKGVLYGINAVLPHMLERGQGHILSTSSVGGLKTSPGIGVYSGTKFAVKAIMETLREEVAQTIKVTTIYPGATKSELGYDITSPKIRRLYGNLANMPKLDEEAIANAVIYAISQPGNISVNEVVVRPLGQTR